Genomic window (Verrucomicrobiia bacterium):
TTCTGGCTTTCGCTGGTGTTCATGAACCTGATTTTCCAGCCGATGTTCGCCCAAGGCATGTCAGGCATGTTGCGGCGCATGTCTGATGGGGGTGCGAATTATTCCGCGTCGGTGCTGGAGAAATCCGGCGCTGCGGTGATCGGCGGCCTCAGTGACATGGTCATGCACCTCAATGTGTACATCCTCTGGGCGGCAGTGGGTCTCGCCGTCGCGCAGATTCCATTCATCATCAACCTGTTCTGGAGCATCAAGAACGGCCGGAAGGTGACATCGGATAATCCCTGGGATTCCACCACGCTGGAGTGGCAGACGCCAACGCCGCCGCCGCACGGCAACTTCACCCACGACATCACGGTTTATCGCGGCCCTTATGAATACAGCCCCATTGGCAAAGTGGGCGACGATTTCCTGTCGCAGGCTGATTCAGGCGCACCAACCAAACACTGATTCATCAGCACATGGAAATTCCTTACGCAGTCAAACCCCGTCCGGACACCGGCGTTTACAATGCCAAGCTCGGCATGTGGTTGTTTCTCGCGTCCGAAGTCATGCTGTTCGGCGGCTTCTTTTCCGCCTACATCCTGCTGCGCGTTGGCGCCCCGGACGGAACCTGGACTCGAGGTTTGCTGAGCGTCCCGCTCGGAACCCTCAACACGTGCATCCTTGCTTTATCCGCCGTGACCACCCTGCTGGCATGGGCCGCGTGCAAGGTTCGGGATCTTGGCAAATTCAAGTTTTACCATGCGTGCACCATCCTCCTGGCGCTCACGTTTCTTGGAATCAAAGCCTACGAATACAGCGATAAGTTTCACCATTACCAGGTGTTGAAAACCGACGGAACCTATGTGGACGGTCATTTTGTGGACGCGCGCTACGTCGACGCAACCGACCCGCAGCAGGAACGCGTGCTGCATGGCTTCAAGGGCAAGTCATTCAAGGAGGGCGGTAAACAGTTCAATTTGGCGTCCGTGACGTTGAATGGGTTTGAAGCGGAAACGTTGAAGGAGATCAACGAACCGATGCGAGGCCACAAGCACGAGCACAAGGACGTGGCGGTCCCAGCCGCGGATATTCGAAAGATCGGCAACTACGGCC
Coding sequences:
- a CDS encoding cytochrome c oxidase subunit 3, whose product is MEIPYAVKPRPDTGVYNAKLGMWLFLASEVMLFGGFFSAYILLRVGAPDGTWTRGLLSVPLGTLNTCILALSAVTTLLAWAACKVRDLGKFKFYHACTILLALTFLGIKAYEYSDKFHHYQVLKTDGTYVDGHFVDARYVDATDPQQERVLHGFKGKSFKEGGKQFNLASVTLNGFEAETLKEINEPMRGHKHEHKDVAVPAADIRKIGNYGPAHNTFTAIYFTMTGLHALHILGGVLVIAYFWGPGSRMWHTEPERFTNRIEVSGLFWHFVDLVWIFLFPLLYLT